The following are encoded together in the Kribbella sp. CA-293567 genome:
- a CDS encoding Rv3143 family two-component system response regulator: MSSERPLKVLVYSDDRTTRESVRLALGKRPATDVPEVEYFECATEPAVIKLMDAGGIDLVILDGEAVPAGGLGIARQLKDEIFQCPPILVLIGRPQDAWLATWSRAEATVAHPIDPIRLAEATADLLRQRVAKLPATT, translated from the coding sequence ATGAGCTCAGAGCGTCCGCTGAAGGTGCTGGTCTACAGCGACGACCGCACCACGCGGGAGTCCGTCCGGCTGGCCCTCGGGAAGCGGCCTGCCACCGACGTACCCGAGGTCGAGTACTTCGAGTGTGCGACCGAGCCGGCCGTGATCAAGCTGATGGACGCCGGCGGTATCGACCTGGTGATCCTGGACGGCGAGGCCGTGCCGGCCGGCGGGCTGGGGATCGCCCGCCAACTCAAGGACGAGATTTTCCAGTGCCCGCCGATCCTGGTGCTGATCGGCCGCCCGCAGGATGCGTGGCTGGCGACCTGGTCCCGAGCCGAGGCGACCGTAGCGCACCCGATCGACCCGATCCGGCTCGCCGAGGCGACGGCCGACCTGCTCCGGCAGCGGGTCGCCAAGCTGCCCGCGACCACCTGA
- the ctaE gene encoding aa3-type cytochrome oxidase subunit III has product MVSVGTIVWLSSELMFFAALFAAYFTIRSVTTAAAGSGVESLWDASTEMLNIPFAAINTTILVLSSVTCQLGVFAAEHGKAGRTGSVANIRAWGMREWFILTYLMGAVFIAGQVTEYATLIHEGMTISSSAYGSVFYLTTGFHGLHVTGGLIAFVFVLARTYMARKFTHEQAVSAIVVSYYWHFVDVVWIALFATIYLLK; this is encoded by the coding sequence ATGGTCAGTGTCGGCACGATCGTCTGGCTCTCGAGCGAACTGATGTTCTTCGCCGCCCTGTTCGCGGCGTACTTCACCATCCGGTCGGTAACGACCGCTGCCGCGGGATCGGGGGTGGAGTCGCTCTGGGACGCGTCCACCGAGATGCTGAACATCCCGTTCGCGGCGATCAACACGACGATCCTGGTGCTGTCCTCGGTGACCTGTCAGCTGGGCGTGTTCGCCGCCGAGCACGGCAAGGCCGGCCGGACCGGCTCGGTCGCCAACATCCGCGCCTGGGGCATGCGTGAGTGGTTCATCCTCACCTACCTGATGGGCGCGGTCTTCATCGCCGGGCAGGTGACCGAGTACGCGACCCTGATCCACGAGGGGATGACGATCTCGTCGTCGGCGTACGGGTCGGTGTTCTACCTGACCACCGGGTTCCACGGTCTGCACGTGACCGGCGGCCTCATCGCTTTCGTGTTCGTCCTCGCCCGGACGTACATGGCACGTAAGTTCACCCACGAACAGGCTGTCTCGGCGATCGTCGTGTCCTACTACTGGCACTTCGTCGATGTGGTCTGGATCGCCCTGTTCGCGACCATCTACCTGCTCAAATGA
- the trpD gene encoding anthranilate phosphoribosyltransferase: MAAPLDSPAGTTPGGRALTWSQVLNPLLRHEDLDATATAWAMEQILSGAASPAQLAGFVIALRSKGETVTEVEGMVATMREFATRIDVPGRTLDVVGTGGDQAHTVNISTMSAIVAAGAGAKVLKHGNRAASSACGAADVLEELGIPLNLTAAQVAEVGERAGITFCFAPAFHPALRHAAVPRRELGVPTTFNLLGPLANPGNPSAQAVGVGDGRVAGLMAGVLARRGIDALVFHGDDGLDELTTRTTSQVWTVGRGVVDGPETLDPRELGIAPASAESLRGGDAAFNAKVVWALLDGEPGPVRDVVLLNAGAALAAHEGSTGPLVARIRAGMDRAAEAIDSGEARNVLDRWVVACAEVRS; this comes from the coding sequence ATGGCCGCCCCGCTGGATTCACCCGCCGGTACTACGCCTGGCGGGCGTGCGCTGACCTGGTCGCAGGTGCTCAACCCGTTGCTGCGGCACGAGGATCTCGACGCCACCGCGACCGCGTGGGCGATGGAGCAGATCCTCTCCGGCGCCGCCTCTCCCGCCCAGCTGGCGGGGTTCGTCATCGCTCTGCGTTCCAAGGGCGAGACGGTGACCGAGGTCGAGGGCATGGTCGCGACGATGCGCGAGTTCGCGACCCGGATCGACGTACCGGGCCGGACGCTGGATGTCGTCGGGACCGGTGGTGACCAAGCGCACACTGTGAACATTTCCACGATGTCGGCGATCGTCGCCGCCGGGGCCGGGGCGAAGGTGCTCAAGCACGGCAACCGGGCGGCCTCGTCGGCCTGTGGTGCCGCGGACGTGCTCGAGGAACTGGGTATCCCGCTCAATCTCACTGCCGCGCAGGTCGCGGAGGTGGGGGAGCGGGCCGGAATCACGTTCTGCTTCGCTCCCGCGTTCCACCCGGCGCTGCGGCACGCCGCCGTACCGCGTCGTGAACTCGGGGTGCCGACCACGTTCAACCTGCTGGGGCCGCTGGCCAACCCGGGCAACCCGTCGGCGCAGGCCGTCGGCGTCGGGGACGGGCGGGTCGCCGGGCTGATGGCCGGCGTACTGGCCCGGCGGGGGATCGACGCGCTGGTCTTCCACGGCGACGACGGGCTGGACGAACTGACCACCCGGACGACCTCGCAGGTGTGGACGGTCGGACGCGGGGTGGTCGACGGGCCGGAAACACTGGATCCGCGGGAGCTGGGGATCGCGCCCGCGTCGGCGGAGTCGTTGCGGGGTGGGGACGCGGCGTTCAACGCGAAGGTGGTGTGGGCGCTGCTGGACGGCGAGCCCGGGCCGGTGCGCGACGTCGTACTGCTGAACGCGGGTGCCGCGCTGGCCGCGCACGAGGGCAGTACCGGACCGCTGGTCGCGCGGATCCGCGCCGGGATGGACCGGGCCGCCGAGGCGATCGACTCCGGTGAGGCCAGGAACGTGCTGGATCGCTGGGTCGTGGCCTGTGCCGAGGTGCGTTCGTAG
- a CDS encoding cytochrome c oxidase assembly protein, with the protein MLPLHAEPGDQIEPFTALRLLTAWTFEPVLLTVLVVVGALYLYGVHRLRARGDDWSRGRTFAFVGLGLGSAVIATQSALGTYDTVLLSVHMGQHMILSMFTPLAMALGAPVTLALRTLPRKPRGWLLSVLHSGFAKVICFPMIGFTLFVLSPWALYFSGWYDATLRSTVLHDLLHVHFIAVGALFFWPLLGLDPVPGRVIYPFRLILTFLTLPFHAFLGITIMSANRLIAEDWYTSFGRAWPPSPQHDQYIAGGLLWGSGDIIGLIFFGVLFVQWVRQSQREAKREDRRLDRLEEQARRADQAPR; encoded by the coding sequence GTGCTTCCCCTCCACGCCGAGCCCGGCGACCAGATCGAGCCGTTCACCGCGCTCAGGCTGCTGACCGCCTGGACCTTCGAACCGGTGCTGCTGACGGTGCTGGTCGTGGTCGGCGCTCTCTACCTGTACGGCGTACACCGGCTGCGCGCGCGAGGCGACGACTGGTCCCGCGGCCGGACCTTCGCCTTCGTCGGCCTCGGCCTGGGCAGCGCCGTGATCGCCACCCAGTCGGCGCTGGGCACCTACGACACCGTGCTGCTGAGCGTGCACATGGGCCAGCACATGATCCTGTCGATGTTCACGCCGCTGGCGATGGCGCTCGGCGCGCCGGTGACGCTCGCCCTGCGCACGCTGCCACGGAAGCCACGCGGCTGGTTGCTCTCCGTGCTGCACTCCGGCTTCGCCAAGGTGATCTGCTTCCCGATGATCGGCTTCACCCTGTTCGTGCTGAGCCCGTGGGCGCTCTACTTCAGCGGCTGGTACGACGCGACCCTGCGCTCGACGGTGCTCCACGACCTGCTGCACGTGCACTTCATCGCGGTCGGCGCGCTGTTCTTCTGGCCGCTGCTCGGCCTGGACCCGGTGCCCGGCCGGGTGATCTACCCGTTCCGGCTGATCCTGACCTTCCTGACGCTGCCCTTCCACGCGTTCCTCGGGATCACGATCATGTCCGCGAACCGGCTGATCGCGGAGGACTGGTACACCAGCTTCGGCCGCGCCTGGCCGCCGTCACCGCAGCACGACCAGTACATCGCCGGCGGTCTGCTCTGGGGGTCCGGTGACATCATCGGGCTGATCTTCTTCGGCGTCCTGTTCGTCCAGTGGGTGCGCCAGTCACAGCGGGAAGCCAAGCGGGAGGACCGCCGGCTCGACCGGTTGGAGGAACAGGCGCGCAGGGCCGACCAGGCTCCCCGGTAG